In Gadus chalcogrammus isolate NIFS_2021 chromosome 11, NIFS_Gcha_1.0, whole genome shotgun sequence, a single window of DNA contains:
- the fbxo43 gene encoding F-box only protein 43 isoform X2, translating to MDCTPDSGVQGFKKHPYHSSSFDSGYSDVQSFPGKTNGAKCAPCRYLSPEDYNETPKENLTVTPKKERTTETTRLSGNDSRRAQPPLEVGWCETPKTSKKDGLLRRRLIMGNAKSTTDAKTEVQTTPCTKVIEVSLRLGAKHHFSGSGIFSSSTSKSELDCRSPLSTRKRRLFYAQVKTSTHEYGRNTSDDHEGNVSLSSNTDLEERIGSFGHCATDQLGTPHFGKFLPALESESCQTPVNMMAASPGHSPCAQNTPSAALTPTYVRSLSEDSGFGSTVLDKSQDSSREHDGSFQELLLSSSGPRAGAEALHLSDGRRRSRLQRQQRLSTLREGGSQSEEDGRHVGQPHPGGKRLSVCYSPLKVDEVFLVTNTTPSGSSGLELGNRKTPLGMVAAIVDTATPLRTPTGKRDAAPCYSAAAAAGRKATPLRNIPAGLEYLALTPALQLVRAMCLRKDSMMQDQIPSLELELRSAVALLESPVPIRTSMPLAGLIGRKMGVGRLDVLTELKNRNLWHILGVILNHLGPEDVHRFGQVCPSWDNIIGQDSRASSRRKRHLRDLEAALEQGGTVHVTDAETRLALTKRAVLGSIQSQSRSLSYCTPQSAKSTLTPSELNTSHSGGSSSSKREKFIQVAKTLFSDECLKPCPRCQHPAKCHPVKKEGVCSRADCSFQFCTGCLCEFHGGRECLSRSAGRHIRRDTVVPGSAQRKRNLRRL from the exons ATGGATTGCACGCCAGATTCTGGGGTTCAGGGTTTCAAGAAGCACCCATACCACAGCAGCTCTTTTGACAGTGGTTACTCGGATGTGCAAAGCTTCCCTGGGAAAACCAATGGAGCTAAGTGTGCACCATGTCGATATTTGTCCCCCGAAGATTACAACGAAACGCCAAAAGAGAATCTTACAGTAACtcctaagaaagaaagaactacCGAAACAACCAGACTTTCGGGGAATGATTCGAGAAGGGCACAACCACCTTTGGAAGTGGGTTGGTGTGAAACACCCAAAACATCCAAGAAAGATGGCCTTTTGCGGCGAAGACTTATCATGGGTAATGCTAAATCCACCACAGATGCCAAAACTGAAGTACAAACAACACCCTGCACTAAAGTCATAGAGGTGTCACTCAGGTTGGGGGCCAAGCACCATTTCAGTGGGTCTGGAATATTTTCTTCCAGTACGTCTAAATCGGAGCTGGATTGCCGATCACCACTGTCGACCAGGAAACGGCGTCTCTTCTATGCTCAAGTAAAGACGTCCACTCATGAATATGGGAGAAACACCAGTGACGACCATGAGGGGAACGTCTCTCTATCCTCCAACACGGACCTCGAGGAACGCATCGGCTCCTTTGGACATTGTGCCACAGACCAGTTGGGGACCCCTCACTTTGGGAAGTTCCTGCCTGCACTTGAAAGTGAAAGCTGTCAAACACCAGTCAACATGATGGCAGCCAGTCCTGGTCACAGTCCCTGTGCTCAGAACACACCCTCAGCTGCACTTACCCCCACCTATGTCAG ATCTTTGTCCGAGGACAGCGGCTTTGGTTCCACGGTCCTCGATAAATCCCAAGACTCGTCGCGGGAGCACGACGGCTCCTTCCAGGAgctgctgctctcctcctcgGGCCCCCGGGCCGGTGCGGAGGCGCTGCACCTATCTGATGGGAGGCGGCGGTCCCGCCTCCAGCGGCAGCAGAGGCTCTCCACACTGCGGGAGGGGGGCTCTCAGTCCGAGGAGGATGGCCGCCACGTTGGTCAACCACACCCTGGTGGCAAGCGCCTCTCCGTGTGCTACAGCCCCCTTAAGGTGGATGAGGTGTTTCTGGTCACCAACACCACGCCGTCAGGCTCCTCCGGCCTAGAGCTAGGCAATCGGAAGACGCCCCTCGGCATGGTCGCCGCAATAGTAGACACTGCCACACCTCTCCGCACGCCCACGGGCAAGAGAGACGCAGCACCCTGTTATagtgcagccgccgccgccggtcgCAAAGCCACCCCACTCCGTAACATTCCAGCGGGCCTGGAGTACCTCGCTCTGACTCCCGCCCTGCAGCTGGTTCGTGCCATGTGTCTCCGGAAGGACTCCATGATGCAGGACCAGATCCCCAGCTTAGAGTTGGAGCTGCGGTCTGCGGTGGCGCTGCTGGAGAGCCCGGTGCCCATCAGAACCAGCATGCCCCTGGCGGGCCTCATCGGCAGGAAGATGGGCGTGGGGAGGCTGGACGTCCTCACGGAGCTAAAGAATAGGAACCTCTGGCACATCCTGGGTGTCATCCTCAACCACCTGGGCCCCGAGGACGTCCACAG ATTTGGTCAGGTGTGCCCCAGCTGGGATAACATCATTGGCCAGGATAGTCGAGCCAGCTCCAGGAGAAAGCGTCACCTCAGGGACCTGGAAGCTGCTCTAGAG CAGGGTGGGACTGTCCACGTCACAGACGCTGAGACCAGGCTGGCCCTAACCAAGAGGGCCGTGCTGGGCTCCATCCAGTCCCAGTCCAGGAGTTTGTCCTACTGCACCCCACAGTCCGCTAAAAGCACTTTAACCCCCTCCGAGCTCAACACCTCACACTCTGGcggcagcagtagcagcaaaCGAGAGAAGTTTATCCAA gtggccaaaactCTGTTCAGTGACGAGTGCCTCAAGCCGTGCCCTCGCTGCCAGCACCCGGCCAAGTGCCACCCGGTCAAGAAGGAGGGAGTCTGCAGCCGGGCCGACTGCAGCTTCCAGTTCTGCACGGGCTGCCTATGTGAATTCCACGGCGGCCGCGAGTGTCTCAGCCGCTCGGCTGGGCGCCACATCAGGCGAGACACTGTCGTACCTGGCAGCGCACAGAGAAAGCGTAACCTCAGGAGGCTGTAG
- the fbxo43 gene encoding F-box only protein 43 isoform X1 — MDCTPDSGVQGFKKHPYHSSSFDSGYSDVQSFPGKTNGAKCAPCRYLSPEDYNETPKENLTVTPKKERTTETTRLSGNDSRRAQPPLEVGWCETPKTSKKDGLLRRRLIMGNAKSTTDAKTEVQTTPCTKVIEVSLRLGAKHHFSGSGIFSSSTSKSELDCRSPLSTRKRRLFYAQVKTSTHEYGRNTSDDHEGNVSLSSNTDLEERIGSFGHCATDQLGTPHFGKFLPALESESCQTPVNMMAASPGHSPCAQNTPSAALTPTYVRSLSEDSGFGSTVLDKSQDSSREHDGSFQELLLSSSGPRAGAEALHLSDGRRRSRLQRQQRLSTLREGGSQSEEDGRHVGQPHPGGKRLSVCYSPLKVDEVFLVTNTTPSGSSGLELGNRKTPLGMVAAIVDTATPLRTPTGKRDAAPCYSAAAAAGRKATPLRNIPAGLEYLALTPALQLVRAMCLRKDSMMQDQIPSLELELRSAVALLESPVPIRTSMPLAGLIGRKMGVGRLDVLTELKNRNLWHILGVILNHLGPEDVHRFGQVCPSWDNIIGQDSRASSRRKRHLRDLEAALEGGTVHVTDAETRLALTKRAVLGSIQSQSRSLSYCTPQSAKSTLTPSELNTSHSGGSSSSKREKFIQVAKTLFSDECLKPCPRCQHPAKCHPVKKEGVCSRADCSFQFCTGCLCEFHGGRECLSRSAGRHIRRDTVVPGSAQRKRNLRRL, encoded by the exons ATGGATTGCACGCCAGATTCTGGGGTTCAGGGTTTCAAGAAGCACCCATACCACAGCAGCTCTTTTGACAGTGGTTACTCGGATGTGCAAAGCTTCCCTGGGAAAACCAATGGAGCTAAGTGTGCACCATGTCGATATTTGTCCCCCGAAGATTACAACGAAACGCCAAAAGAGAATCTTACAGTAACtcctaagaaagaaagaactacCGAAACAACCAGACTTTCGGGGAATGATTCGAGAAGGGCACAACCACCTTTGGAAGTGGGTTGGTGTGAAACACCCAAAACATCCAAGAAAGATGGCCTTTTGCGGCGAAGACTTATCATGGGTAATGCTAAATCCACCACAGATGCCAAAACTGAAGTACAAACAACACCCTGCACTAAAGTCATAGAGGTGTCACTCAGGTTGGGGGCCAAGCACCATTTCAGTGGGTCTGGAATATTTTCTTCCAGTACGTCTAAATCGGAGCTGGATTGCCGATCACCACTGTCGACCAGGAAACGGCGTCTCTTCTATGCTCAAGTAAAGACGTCCACTCATGAATATGGGAGAAACACCAGTGACGACCATGAGGGGAACGTCTCTCTATCCTCCAACACGGACCTCGAGGAACGCATCGGCTCCTTTGGACATTGTGCCACAGACCAGTTGGGGACCCCTCACTTTGGGAAGTTCCTGCCTGCACTTGAAAGTGAAAGCTGTCAAACACCAGTCAACATGATGGCAGCCAGTCCTGGTCACAGTCCCTGTGCTCAGAACACACCCTCAGCTGCACTTACCCCCACCTATGTCAG ATCTTTGTCCGAGGACAGCGGCTTTGGTTCCACGGTCCTCGATAAATCCCAAGACTCGTCGCGGGAGCACGACGGCTCCTTCCAGGAgctgctgctctcctcctcgGGCCCCCGGGCCGGTGCGGAGGCGCTGCACCTATCTGATGGGAGGCGGCGGTCCCGCCTCCAGCGGCAGCAGAGGCTCTCCACACTGCGGGAGGGGGGCTCTCAGTCCGAGGAGGATGGCCGCCACGTTGGTCAACCACACCCTGGTGGCAAGCGCCTCTCCGTGTGCTACAGCCCCCTTAAGGTGGATGAGGTGTTTCTGGTCACCAACACCACGCCGTCAGGCTCCTCCGGCCTAGAGCTAGGCAATCGGAAGACGCCCCTCGGCATGGTCGCCGCAATAGTAGACACTGCCACACCTCTCCGCACGCCCACGGGCAAGAGAGACGCAGCACCCTGTTATagtgcagccgccgccgccggtcgCAAAGCCACCCCACTCCGTAACATTCCAGCGGGCCTGGAGTACCTCGCTCTGACTCCCGCCCTGCAGCTGGTTCGTGCCATGTGTCTCCGGAAGGACTCCATGATGCAGGACCAGATCCCCAGCTTAGAGTTGGAGCTGCGGTCTGCGGTGGCGCTGCTGGAGAGCCCGGTGCCCATCAGAACCAGCATGCCCCTGGCGGGCCTCATCGGCAGGAAGATGGGCGTGGGGAGGCTGGACGTCCTCACGGAGCTAAAGAATAGGAACCTCTGGCACATCCTGGGTGTCATCCTCAACCACCTGGGCCCCGAGGACGTCCACAG ATTTGGTCAGGTGTGCCCCAGCTGGGATAACATCATTGGCCAGGATAGTCGAGCCAGCTCCAGGAGAAAGCGTCACCTCAGGGACCTGGAAGCTGCTCTAGAG GGTGGGACTGTCCACGTCACAGACGCTGAGACCAGGCTGGCCCTAACCAAGAGGGCCGTGCTGGGCTCCATCCAGTCCCAGTCCAGGAGTTTGTCCTACTGCACCCCACAGTCCGCTAAAAGCACTTTAACCCCCTCCGAGCTCAACACCTCACACTCTGGcggcagcagtagcagcaaaCGAGAGAAGTTTATCCAA gtggccaaaactCTGTTCAGTGACGAGTGCCTCAAGCCGTGCCCTCGCTGCCAGCACCCGGCCAAGTGCCACCCGGTCAAGAAGGAGGGAGTCTGCAGCCGGGCCGACTGCAGCTTCCAGTTCTGCACGGGCTGCCTATGTGAATTCCACGGCGGCCGCGAGTGTCTCAGCCGCTCGGCTGGGCGCCACATCAGGCGAGACACTGTCGTACCTGGCAGCGCACAGAGAAAGCGTAACCTCAGGAGGCTGTAG
- the LOC130391749 gene encoding regulator of G-protein signaling 22, with translation MPISGQIIRLFVRSRICGQVATDPPFITADNVEHYLATDDTLVHFFNDFLSLPSFPVALSYNQDSGLFEVETGASELVSRRISSVLQERKSSGLSEDQALLAFSGSLVDNHYTVHFLDKMQGLPWIIAERLPLFVQSDCYFEYRLAKLLSQWDSSPRVRKMDDHSFRGSLSDPRTPTSRGEESMHRCLSTPPASHDYGPDEVGGPKTPSTLPSLFTSPLTHDDLPADQTLSAQRPDRILYLEDFSRLSCSEPRPQGPGAPKSLVLPLQYMAASVCSRNFITTGIQMEEKMDGEPGRRDLILEEGEEDEEQEVEEEIVVEEDEEDKENMEEGYEDLAKKNVFDICCQGARLHGGRQGLDEFKEFLRDTPGERVFHLWMDIERLTSTQHWERKDRHLVLMRSRYMQSSSQCSLNAELLFRLGLTTPPCWTEEKLRQVQPRLTEALLCYWAPRFWMSQWTQEDGEGPAALPGPCTERECFPSTSMERMLQALHADSHAGLYFTHFCEDSGNQLWENAVHFWSDLQRYHQLFYQDSLDPYTVQRQAQHLFSRFLSGSAWASVGVAEDQRLGVYECLRPAFEELFDQVEEHILDLLLEPWTLLVTRDTLSYQTVCVQEKVRQLDNAEFRELQVLHEETQLRLREQARPPSSPCPTPPPSAGPPMQPNPWAKVLPRYRGYRLGSLLRSSREIQHFTSFLEQREVSIHLRCWLDLEQYRRTSHRDKATREWRSSEIADKYLNRKYFLGPDSPATAVQQNEILHRAGGQERLKRECLSDTLVGEIQAIVRTHIEQTWLPLFLATEEFIERQNDKLQAAAGPSERDNHKKKRASRKSSSGLWMSSSKEILVLRRVLLSPTSCGHFRRFAALHGDFLENDVLFWLEVQKYKDLCHSHSDEATIQRKVSNIISCFISSSVPPALQIDIPPGQACSILEMRKTLGPYIFREAQMSVFSELLKLWPDFQALRSSVREEQLLSVLEEQEQKHRASLQRRRRRQAKLEQKNAQERQPSSTEEEEEEEPEQEEDDDDVEEEDDKSDGDKEDRLTDLSQALQFPTQQLSWSYSKYMRALKRTEEELQPRRKGQQENTSRSTTASDSSSSRSSIDSLVSRRSPKHSSRSSLQLR, from the exons ATGCCGATATCGGGACAAATTATCCGACTATTTGTCAGGTCAAGAATATGTGGACAAGTTGCAACAG ACCCTCCTTTTATTACGGCGGACAATGTT GAGCACTACCTGGCCACTGATGACACACTAGTCCACTTCTTCAATGACTTCCTGAGCTTGCCG TCGTTCCCAGTGGCCCTGTCCTACAACCAGGACAGCGGTCTGTTTGAGGTTGAGACGGGAGCCTCTGAGCTGGTCTCCCGGAGGATCTCGTCCGTACTGCAGGAGAGGAAGTCCAGCGGGCTGTCAGAGGACCAAGCCTTGTTGGCCTTCAGCGGGTCCCTCGTAGACAACCACTACACCGTCCAC TTCCTGGACAAAATGCAGGGACTCCCGTGGATCATAGCAGAGCGTTTGCCATTGTTTGTTCAAAGTGATTGCTACTTTGAATACAG ACTAGCCAAACTTCTCTCTCAATGGGACTCGAGCCCCCGTGTGCGGAAGATGGATGACCACTCATTTAGGGGCTCCCTGTCCGACCCGAGAACCCCCACCAGCAGAGGGGAGG AGTCCATGCACCGATGCCTTTCAACGCCACCAGCCTCCCACGACTATGGTCCGGATGAAGTGGGGGGCCCGAAAACTccatccaccctcccctccttgTTTACCTCACCCCTAACTCATGATGACCTTCCAGCTGACCAGACCCTGTCAGCCCAGAGGCCGGATCGGATACTGTACCTGGAGGACTTTTCTCGGCTCTCCTGCTctgagccccgcccccagggtCCTGGGGCACCCAAGTCTCTGGTCTTGCCTCTCCAGTACATGGCTGCCAGTGTCTGCAGTCGCAACTTCATAACCACAG GGATACagatggaggagaagatggaTGGAGAACCGGGAAGAAGGGATTTGATTTTggaggagggtgaagaggacgaggagcaggaagtggaggaggagatagtagtagaagaggatgaagaggataagGAAAATATGGAGGAAGGGTACGAGGACTTAGCCAAGAAAAACGTCTTTGACATTTGTTGCCAGGGCGCCCGTCTCCATGGCGGCCGGCAGGGCCTGGATGAGTTCAAGGAATTCCTGCGGGACACTCCTGGTGAGAGAGTCTTCCATCTGTGGATGGACATTGAGCGGCTGACCAGTACCCAGCACTGGGAGAGGAAGGACAG ACATTTGGTGTTGATGAGAAGTCGATACATGCAGAGCAGCAGCCAGTGCAGCCTCAATGCAGAGCTGCTCTTTCGACTGGGGCTCACCACTCCCCCCTGCTGGACAGAGGAGAAACTGCGCCAGGTTCAGCCTCGTCTCACCGAGGCGCTCCTATGCTACTG GGCCCCCAGGTTCTGGATGTCCCAGTGGACCCAGGAAGACGGCGAGGGGCCTGCCGCTCTCCCAGGGCCGTGcacggagagagag tGTTTCCCCAGTACAAGCATGGAGCGAATGCTACAGGCCCTCCACGCAGACTCCCACGCTGGACTCTACTTCACCCACTTCTGTGAAGACTCTGGAAACCAA CTCTGGGAGAACGCTGTCCATTTCTGGAGTGACCTGCAGCGATACCACCAGCTGTTCTACCAGGACAGTCTGGACCCAtacacagtacagagacaagcacag CATCTGTTCTCGAGGTTCCTGAGCGGCTCGGCGTGGGCGTCTGTGGGCGTGGCGGAGGACCAGAGGCTGGGGGTGTACGAGTGTCTGCGGCCCGCCTTCGAAGAGCTCTTCGACCAGGTAGAGGAGCACATCCTGGACCTGCTTCTGGAGCCCTGGACCCTGCTGGTCACCAGAGACACGCTGTCCTACCAGACG gtgtgtgtgcaggagaagGTGCGTCAGCTGGACAATGCAGAGTTCAGGGAGCTGCAGGTCCTGCATGAGGAGACCCAGCTCAGACTGAGGGAG CAGGCCCGGcccccctcatctccctgccctacccctccaccctccgcgGGCCCCCCAATGCAGCCCAACCCATGGGCCAAGGTCTTGCCGCGTTACCGTGGTTACCGTCTGGGCTCCCTGCTCCGCAGCAGCCGGGAGATCCAGCATTTCACCTCCTTCCTGGAGCAGCGGGAGGTCAG cATTCACCTGCGCTGCTGGCTGGACCTGGAACAGTACAGACGGACCTCTCACCGAGACAAGGCGACCCGAGAGTGGAGGTCATCTGAAATCGCAGACAAATACCTCAACAGGAAGTACTTCCTGGGACCCGACAGCCCGGCTACAGCGGTCCAGCAGAACGAG atattACACCGTGCAGGGGGACAAGAGAGGTTAAAGCGGGAGTGTCTGTCGGACACTCTGGTCGGGGAGATCCAGGCCATCGTCAGGACCCATATTGAACAAACATGGCTGCCTCTTTTCCTGGCCACCGAAGAATTCATTGAAAGACAGAACGACAAG ctCCAGGCAGCTGCCGGGCCTTCAGAGCGGGATAACCACAAAAAGAAGAGAGCATCCAGGAAG TCCAGCTCAGGCCTGTGGATGAGTTCCTCCAAGGAGATCCTGGTCCTGCGCCGGGTGCTCCTCAGCCCCACGTCCTGCGGACACTTCCGGCGCTTCGCCGCCCTGCATGGGGACTTCCTGGAGAACGATGTGCTCTTCTGGCTGGAGGTCCAGAAGTACAAG GACCTGTGTCACTCCCACAGTGACGAGGCGACCATCCAGAGGAAGGTGTCCAACATCATCAGCTGCTTCATCAGCTCCAGCGTGCCCCCCGCCCTGCAGATAGACATCCCCCCCGGGCAGGCCTGCAGCATCCTGGAGATGCGCAAGACGCTGGGCCCCTACATCTTCAGGGAGGCTCAG ATGTCCGTGTTCTCCGAACTGCTGAAGCTGTGGCCAGACTTCCAGGCTCTGAGGAGCAGCGTCCGTGAGGAGCAGCTCCTCTCCgtgctggaggagcaggagcagaaaCACAGAGCCAGCCTGCAGCGACGCAGGAGGAGGCAGGCCAAGTTGGAGCAGAAGAACGCACAG GAGAGACAGCCGAGTtcaacagaggaggaggaggaggaggagcctgagcaggaggaggacgacgacgacgttGAGGAGGAAGACGACAAGTCGGACGGTGACAAAGAGGACCGGCTGACCGACTTGAGCCAAGCGCTTCAATTTCCCACgcagcag TTGTCGTGGTCCTACTCCAAGTACATGAGGGCGCTGAAGAGAACTGAAGAGGAGCTACAGCCCAGGAGAAAGGGTCAGCAGGAGAACACATCACGCTCCACCACGgcctcag actcctcctcctccaggagcagCATCGACTCATTGGTCAGCCGACGCAGTCCCAAGCATTCCTCGCGCTCATCCCTCCAGCTGAGGTAG